One Solanum pennellii chromosome 9, SPENNV200 DNA segment encodes these proteins:
- the LOC107029683 gene encoding cytochrome b5: protein MAKVYTLAEVSQHNSAKDCWLVINGKVYDVTKFLDDHPGGDEVLISSTGKDATDDFEDVGHSSSARAMLDEYYVGDIDSATIPTKTKYTPPKQPQYNQDKTSEFVVKLLQFLVPLIILGVAFGIRFYTKQSAA from the exons ATGGCTAAGGTCTACACTTTGGCTGAGGTCTCCCAGCACAACAGCGCTAAGGATTGTTGGTTGGTTATTAATGGCAAG GTATATGATGTGACAAAATTCTTGGATGATCACCCTGGAGGTGATGAGGTTCTCATATCTTCAACTG GAAAGGATGCGACTGATGATTTTGAGGATGTAGGCCACAGCAGCAGTGCTCGAGCAATGTTGGATGAGTACTATGTAGGTGATATTGATTCAGCAACCATTCCGACCAAAACCAAGTATACTCCTCCCAAGCAGCCTCAGTACAACCAGGACAAAACATCAGAGTTTGTCGTCAAGCTCCTCCAGTTCTTAGTTCCCCTGATTATTTTGGGTGTGGCTTTTGGCATCCGCTTCTATACCAAACAGTCAGCAGCTTGA
- the LOC107029734 gene encoding BTB/POZ domain-containing protein At5g48800-like, translating to MDKHHSQLALAKCSRHQRYNEWVFRDVPSDIMIVVDGGTFSLHKFPLVSRSGRIRKLVAGHRDSDISMIELLSLPGGAESFELAAKFCYGVNFEITAANVAQLYCVSDYLEMTEEYSKNNLGSRAEEYLEVVVSKNLEMCVEVLKQCENLLPLADELKIVIRCIDAIASKACVEQIASSFSRLEYSSSGRLHMNRQTKCEGDWWIEDLSVLRIDLYQRVITAMKCRGVRPESIAASLVNYAQKELTKKATSWNQSNQPKVDVVSGSNDHEKVVVETIVSLMPVEKLVVPITFLFGLLRSAVMLDCTVACRLDLERRIGSQLDIATLDDLLIPSFHNAGDTLFDVDTVHRILVSFSQQEDSDEDMDDVSVFESDSPTSPSQTALFKVAKLVDNYLAEIAPDANLKLNKFIAIAESLPAHARTIHDGLYRAIDVYLKAHQALSDPDRRRLCKLIDFQKLSQESGAHAAQNERLPLQSIVQVLYFEQMRLRNALFCSYPDDDHKPMQQSWRLNSGAVSAAMSPRDNYASLRRENRELKLELARMRMRLNDLEKDHVCMKKNMEKSNSRRFMSTFTKKIGRLNIFGHSSSRESSSPSKRSQVTDSKLTERT from the exons ATGGATAAACATCATTCTCAGCTGGCGCTTGCCAAGTGTTCGCGGCACCAGAGATATAATGAATG GGTGTTTCGAGACGTTCCCAGTGATATAATGATAGTAGTAGATGGTGGTACATTTTCATTGCATAAG TTTCCTCTTGTATCGAGGAGTGGGAGAATTCGGAAGCTTGTAGCAGGGCATAGGGATTCTGACATATCGATGATTGAACTACTTAGTCTACCAGGTGGAGCTGAATCATTTGAGTTAGCAGCTAAATTTTGCTATGGTGTTAACTTTGAGATTACAGCTGCAAATGTTGCTCAGCTTTATTGTGTATCTGATTATCTTGAGATGACCGAGGAGTATTCGAAAAATAACCTTGGTTCCCGAGCTGAAGAGTATCTCGAGGTTGTTGTAAGCAAGAATCTTGAAATGTGTGTTGAAGTCCTTAAACAATGTGAAAACCTGCTCCCTTTGGCTGATGAGCTGAAAATAGTTATCCGATGCATTGATGCTATAGCCTCTAAAGCTTGTGTGGAGCAGATTGCTTCAAGCTTCTCGCGCTTGGAATATAGTAGTTCTGGTAGACTCCATATGAACCGCCAAACCAAGTGTGAAGGAGACTGGTGGATAGAGGATTTGTCAGTTCTTCGTATTGACTTGTACCAACGAGTCATAACAGCTATGAAATGTCGTGGTGTTAGGCCTGAAAGTATTGCAGCTTCACTAGTTAACTATGCTCAGAAGGAGCTGACAAAGAAGGCCACTTCCTGGAATCAGTCGAACCAACCCAAAGTTGATGTGGTTTCAGGTTCAAATGACCATGAAAAAGTTGTGGTCGAGACGATTGTTAGCCTTATGCCTGTTGAGAAATTGGTTGTTCCCATAACCTTTCTTTTTGGGCTGCTGAGAAGTGCTGTGATGCTTGATTGCACAGTTGCTTGTAGACTTGATCTTGAGAGGCGGATAGGATCTCAATTAGACATAGCTACTCTCGATGATCTTCTCATTCCTTCTTTTCATAATGCCGGTGACACATTATTTGATGTTGACACAGTGCATAGAATCTTGGTTAGTTTTTCTCAACAGGAGGATAGTGATGAAGATATGGACGATGTCTCAGTGTTTGAGTCTGATAGCCCTACTTCGCCATCCCAAACTGCATTATTCAAAGTCGCAAAACTGGTGGACAATTACCTAGCTGAAATTGCACCTGATGCAAACCTAAAGCTGAACAAGTTCATAGCAATTGCTGAAAGCTTACCAGCACATGCTCGTACCATCCATGATGGACTTTATCGAGCAATCGATGTCTACCTCAAA GCTCATCAGGCCTTATCAGATCCAGACAGGAGGAGACTATGCAAGCTGATTGATTTTCAGAAACTCTCACAAGAATCTGGAGCACACGCGGCACAAAATGAACGCCTCCCACTCCAATCAATTGTGCAGGTTCTTTACTTTGAGCAAATGAGGCTTCGAAATGCCTTATTTTGTTCTTATCCTGATGATGATCATAAACCAATGCAACAATCGTGGAGGCTAAATAGTGGTGCTGTAAGTGCAGCAATGTCTCCCAGGGATAATTATGCTTCTCTAAGACGAGAAAATAGGGAACTAAAACTTGAACTAGCACGAATGAGGATGAGATTGAATGACCTGGAGAAAGATCATGTttgtatgaagaaaaatatggaaaaatccAACTCGCGGAGATTCATGAGTACATTCACGAAAAAGATTGGGAGGTTGAACATCTTTGGACATAGTTCTTCCAGGGAGTCTAGTTCCCCCTCAAAGAGGTCACAAGTTACTGATTCTAAGCTAACTGAAAGAACATGA